In Bifidobacterium sp. ESL0745, one DNA window encodes the following:
- a CDS encoding EcsC family protein: MEEKSRKTPTVPDPILDVKECNEFEELNKRFEKLTTPGHIAQAGKKIVERIPENIKNKASTLKDDISEQEIYKRAMEIASKGFHTLEEQAAKYSVDETTIVKNLNAVLNQETISCLDDICFMRSYDVSKAANKYTSHNIVAAVAEGAGTGAIGVAGIPLSFVFITFLEYRAVQTVAMAYGYDVKNDPSELYIASSVFSDALNPKGVATGASDVSDFVAKFMTISASQGIKQASKKGWVAMADKGGPALLLVQMRALANVAAKKALQKAGKNGLENSIFKTMFEQIGRGLTLKTIDKAVPILSAGFSALVDSGQMSSVLQYADIFYHKRFLTEKEDRINEITGETGDGDVINVVVEDE; this comes from the coding sequence ATGGAAGAGAAAAGTAGAAAAACACCAACGGTGCCAGATCCAATATTGGATGTCAAAGAATGCAATGAGTTTGAGGAATTGAACAAAAGGTTTGAAAAGCTGACGACTCCAGGACATATCGCTCAGGCAGGTAAAAAGATTGTTGAGCGCATACCGGAAAATATAAAAAACAAAGCCTCCACTCTAAAAGATGATATTTCCGAACAGGAAATCTATAAGAGGGCGATGGAAATAGCTTCAAAAGGTTTTCATACTCTCGAGGAACAAGCCGCTAAATACAGTGTTGATGAGACAACTATTGTAAAGAACCTCAATGCTGTGTTGAACCAAGAAACGATAAGTTGTCTCGATGATATTTGTTTTATGAGAAGTTATGACGTCAGTAAGGCGGCGAACAAATACACCTCGCATAATATTGTGGCGGCGGTTGCTGAGGGTGCTGGAACGGGAGCGATAGGTGTGGCGGGAATTCCCTTAAGTTTTGTATTTATTACATTTCTTGAATATCGTGCCGTACAAACAGTGGCGATGGCATACGGGTATGACGTGAAAAATGATCCCAGTGAATTGTATATAGCCAGCAGCGTCTTTTCAGATGCTTTGAATCCTAAAGGTGTGGCTACAGGTGCTTCCGATGTGTCTGATTTTGTCGCAAAATTTATGACAATTTCTGCTTCACAAGGAATCAAACAAGCCTCTAAAAAAGGCTGGGTTGCGATGGCCGACAAAGGTGGTCCTGCTTTATTGCTCGTTCAGATGAGAGCACTTGCGAATGTGGCTGCTAAAAAAGCGTTACAAAAAGCGGGTAAAAATGGATTGGAAAACAGTATTTTCAAGACTATGTTCGAACAGATTGGAAGAGGTTTAACTCTTAAGACGATCGATAAAGCCGTGCCGATTCTATCCGCTGGTTTTAGTGCACTTGTGGATTCTGGACAGATGAGCAGTGTTTTGCAATATGCTGACATCTTCTATCACAAACGTTTCCTTACCGAGAAAGAAGATCGTATTAATGAGATCACCGGCGAGACCGGTGATGGTGATGTCATCAACGTGGTTGTTGAAGATGAGTAA